TTTAATGATACCTACGGGTTCAGAATGGGTGACCGTCTGATAATCCTTTTTGGGGAGATTTTGAAAAAAACGTACAACCTGGATAAAGACTTCATTGGCCATGTGGGGGGAGATGATTTTTTAGTCATCCAGTCTGATCCCGTTGAGGATGAAGTTTGCAGCCTGACTAAGAAGGCTCAGGCAGATTTTGCAGAGAGCGCCCTGGCCTACTACGCAGAAGAGCATAGAAATAAAGGATGTATCACAGCCCGCAACAGAAAAGGACACTTTGAATCCTTTTCACTCATGTCGGTCAGTGCCGCCGTTGTAGAAGTAATCGTTCCAGGAAATACATCCCTGGATGAATTGAACAGGATTCTATTTGACCTGAAGAAACAGTCTAAAAGCAGAAAAGACAATTTTGCTCTACTGGAACTGAATCAGAGTACAAGCGACTTGGCCACAACATCATCCAAGGCATTCAAATCAGAGATAAATTTTATCAATTCATCGTCATCTGCGGTGGTCTGAAGGATCACGAGTCCCGAGGGGGAACAGGCATTTTCGGGGATATCGTGAAGCCCCAGCCTGACCTTGATATTGCATCCAAAACTTGTAAGGATTTTTTATACAGTGGTAGCGCTTGCTTCACGGCTTCCGATTTTTACAGCAACAAGTTGGTATTCCATAGAGTCTCCTTGTTTTTTATCAGCTCAGGGCCAAAGGGTCTAATAATATATTGAAAACAGTTGTTATAAATGTATTATAGACAAATGAAACATACTATCAAAGCCAAACAAAATAATTCTAAAAACTGCCTTGTCTGCGGGATGGAGAACAATCTTGGTTTGAAAACAAGATTCTATGAAACGGAGAATGATGAAGTCATTGCTCTGTTTACCCCTGATGAGATTCACCAGAGCTATCCAGGCATAACCCATGGCGGGATCTCTTCGGCCATCCTGGACGAAACCATCGGCCGGGCCATCATGGCCCGTTATGATGAACAGGTATGGGGAGTCACTCTGGAATTGAATCTGCGTTATAAAAAAGCTGTTCCCCTGGGTGTTGAACTCAAGGCTATTGGCAGAATAACCGCGGAACGTGGCCCTATTTTTGAAGGAACCGGAGAGATTCTACTTCCCGACGGCGAGGTCGCCGTCAGCTGCACAGGTAAATACCTCAAGCGGAAGATCCATGATATCGCTAATGATTCTTTTTCTGACAATGAGTGGTTTCCCGTTGAAGACGAGCCGGTTCTGGACGAAGTAGATCTTCCCTGATTGATACGGAACCGTCCTCTTTTACGAAAAGGGAACCGACAGTTCTACTCCAATTTTCCTGAGGGACTTGTACACATTCTCGGCGAGAGGGATGCCTTCAGCCAGAGAGTGAGCTTCCGCTTCAAATTCCTTCTGGCCGGCAAAATAAACCTGTTCGTGTCCCTCCGCCGGAATCATGTTGCGGATAACCTGCAGCATT
This Oceanispirochaeta sp. DNA region includes the following protein-coding sequences:
- a CDS encoding PaaI family thioesterase codes for the protein MKHTIKAKQNNSKNCLVCGMENNLGLKTRFYETENDEVIALFTPDEIHQSYPGITHGGISSAILDETIGRAIMARYDEQVWGVTLELNLRYKKAVPLGVELKAIGRITAERGPIFEGTGEILLPDGEVAVSCTGKYLKRKIHDIANDSFSDNEWFPVEDEPVLDEVDLP